The Plasmodium knowlesi strain H genome assembly, chromosome: 14 region AAGTTAATGCGTAGATCATACAAGTACACGTGTACCATCCGAAAATtccaagaaaatataaaaaatggtacATTTCAAGAAGGCCCATGGATAAAATATCCCGCACCGCTGTTATTTCTCCACCTACCTCTGCTTTCAAAAGGTATATCCAATAAGGCTGATcatataaggaaaaaaagagaaaaaaaaaacgcacacacacacagcaGTAAATCCAAAATGACAGAAAATTGAAACATTCGAATGGATGCAAATTATACCAGAGGTGCAACCTATTGGtctcccctcttttttttttttttttttctttttttttcttccatcgGTAACTTTTTCATGTAGGAAAAGTTGCAATTCTGCGGCGCCTTAAGAATTTTTCCTGTGCTCGAAAATTTCAAAATCTCCAATGTAAAAATGTACTAATTTGAGAGGTGGGTACAGGATGACATCTACTACGAATTCCAAGCTGCTTCTTTCTagagttaaaaataaggagtGAGGTGAAGTGACCCTGCTTTAATGCCTCCCCTATGTTAcatcccctttttaaaaaaaaaaaaaagaaatcgcACCTTTATATGTAATGCCCATCCCAAGCCATGTATGTAATATTGGCAATATTTAACGTCCCATCGCAACCCCCATCTTGTGTGTTCAAGAAAGAAAGATGTTTCATCAAGTGAGAGAAACACAAGGGACATGGTTACCGCGGATAAATTGTATGGCTAATTTCTTCTCCAGTAAGATGATGCGATAGGGACACACAAGTGCACTACTACCAAATGGCAATGCACCCATAGGGTCACCTCTACCTCTACTGCCATTATTACCGCCAATGACAAATCTATCCCTACCTGCATCCAGAGGAGTAACATGAATAGCACATTCTGGTTATGGCTAAAATGGGCACTCCTACTAGTATGCACACTGACAAGTGATggcacaaaaataaattttaaaaggaaaaaaattttgttcccCTCTTTTACACAAAATGGTTGGCGGAGaacaggaagagaaaatcaCTTTGCTTCACACACGTTCGTGCGCAGACGGAAAGATGCCTTTCGCCTGCTCAAGAAGATAGACATACCGTTGAAGTTATCCCAAGGGGATAACataggagaagaaaatggatCCTTAAATTGTCTAAAAGAATTGATAGAATCGGTCTTACATAAGAAATACGAATATAAGAACAGCTCCaaggaacccatttttacgaTCTCCCATTTGGCTAGCCATTTTATGAACAATTCGgtaaatttacaaaatgtacaaatagATGAACAAGACAGGGATAAATATACCTATGAGAAAAATAGAATTGGTGATTTTCTCACAGAGCACAACATACAGGTTGGTAAAAATTTGGGAGAACTTTCACAAGTCGATACGAATGTTCCACCGAGTAAAGAACAATCCAGTGGGAGCATCAACGGGGACAACATTCATCAAAGCCAAAATGATGATAACAAAAATTACCTCAGCGATGAAAACAAAATCCTCTGCTTGAcggcgaaaaataaaattaaaaaggaaggggtcATATGCAGCATACCCAGCTCGAACATAATTCACTTTGACTACATCATGAAGCAAATTCGAAAATACGTAGACCTTTTTTCCAGCACATATAACGTAAActacataaaatatatttttaaaaacaacatGGAAGATGAGATAAAAGAACTACACCCCCTTACCATCTTATTGTATGACATTTATAAAAGGCATGTCCATTTCTTATCGTTCATGAAATCACCAtttatctttttaaaattctggGATGTGAAATTAACATTGGTAATAATGTATGTCCACTTCCTATCTAAATATGTAACTATTTTGCTTCATGCATATAATTTTAACAAcaccttttttgtttttttgggGAATTATCTCGCCAAAAGGGAGAAGCCGAATGGGATAATGCGCAAAAATTCTACGGGAAGTGAAGAAGAGAGGTATGATAAGCCAAGTGAAAACCAATGTGGAAAACCGAGTGATACTCCAAAGGATAGCCTCCTATGTAACGCTAACACAGAAGAGAAACTAAGCAAGCcaccccacacacacatagaTCAAACAAACTTCGCACTTacacaaaaaacaaatgacaTACTTAAAGAGAAgaccaattttttcttctataaaAATTACGAACATTACATCAACTATATTGTTAATAAGAAACGTCTATCACATTTGCCCTTACTCTTCTCagattcttcttttcttcttttcaacAACATgaatatgaaaaatataatttatttcaGGAGGCAAATGCTCCACGAAATATTAAATTTACTTAAAAGTGAAGAACATGAGGATTCCAACTTTTTATTGATTCACAAAAATGCCATACgcaaaattttattcactAACAATAAGTATTACCAAAGGATTAGGGAATTCCTACCCTATCTTGACAACTTCCCTTGGGAGGAGAAACGAGAAAATCGCCACGACATTTCACCTAACCACACGGCAGATATTAACAGGTTGTATCACTTTGCTTTGCTCGTGGGGGAGAGCAACGAAAACGGACCAGACAGCTGCCCAAAGGGACCAGACAGCCGCCCAGACGGACAATGCAACCATACAAGCGGAGGTGCGATGTTCGGCGCACCAAGTGAATCTCTCCGAGATACCATTCAATCCATTACATACACAGAATCCCTATTCGAATCGTTGGATAATTTCGTCAATTACAACTTTCTCATGCGAATATATTCGTACGTCTCTTCGCATGCCATAAGAGTGAAGGGCAAGGTACCTTTAAATTGGCAGCATTCCtcggaaggggaaaaaaatataaatcaaATAAagcatataaataaaataaaagagggagaaaataacCCAAGCCATAGCGAGAACTATGAACTGAATGACAAGATCCTCAGCAGCAacgtcaaaatggaaaaggtggAGAAGGCTATCCATGAGCTCACCGTAGAGGAATGCGCTAAGCACGATTTTAACCAATATGAGAAAGccgaaaaggaggaagaaaacaaatacATGTGCCTAATACCAATTATAGACATTTGTAACCATAGCAATTTCTCCAATAACTgtattataaaaaaggaaatgaaaaaaagagcagAAGTTGAGTCCCACATCAAGGGGAATTTGAAGATGGATTCCCATTCTAGGGATGACGCCAATGAAACAAACGAAATGAAGGATATTTTGAAGGAGGCGCACATTAAGTATAATCCAAAAGAAGCACATGATCGGGAAGAAGACCTACCAATTAGTAATTTAGATCATGTCCAATTAGTCAGCTCAAAAGATATAGacagaggagaagaaatcaCCATAAGTTACGGCAACCTGAGCAATGACCTTCTACTCCTAGAATACGGATTTGTTGATAAGCAGAACACAAAAGTGTACTTCCATTTTGACGTGAAAATTGTAAGAGAAATAATTATACAAATATTAGGATTTGATAAGTTACCCCTAACGATGCTGGAAAGTCTACCACAGGTTAAGGTggatttatttaaaaagctTCATGTTATCCAGAACAATGCGAATCTGTATGAACGATTTGATGTAAACAACATGGAGAGCGCAAAAAttacgagaaaaaaaaaggaaatactaAAGGATTatgtaaggaaaaataaatatttcaacGAGTACAATATCTTTACGATGAAAGATCGTATTAACAAATTTTACATCGAAGAAAAACTTCAACATtcgcaaaagaaaaattacctCTACATAGGCACAGAATTTATTGTAGACCCGATCCTACTAGCCACAATACGAGTTATCATATATGATGACTTAAACCACCTCGCAAAGGTAAAGGTAACAGATTTAGTCAAATGGGAATATCACTTGTCACCCCTATCTGAAATAGTCGTGCTGCAAATTTTAATCAAATTGATTGATGAAATTATATATGAACAATTCTACCATATCAATTATGAAGAAATAttaaagaagggaaaagttCCATATTCTGatttgaaatttttacaGAATAAATTTCTCCAAAAAGATTTGTTCAATTCGGAGAAATCTATAGACGTATCGCACAGTAGCAActttaaaattgttatttataatattatgaAGCTCAAAGAGCTGCAAAATGCCAGGAGCAAGCTTACAGAAAAGTTGAAACAAATGAAGGGACTCATAAAGGTCTAATTGTGGCGATTTATACACGGAGTAAATAATCATAcaaggagagaagaaaatgggaaaataaatacgGTGTTAAAGTGTAAGGATTCCTGGATATTCCCACCATGTGTAAATATACCTACCGTGTGCGCTATACCAAGGGTGATTCTATCATATATTTTGCGCGAAgcacaaaatttaaaaacttcCTTGGGAACAAAAACTGTCGTATTGTGGAAGGCTGTCCCACGCTGTTCCTTTGACTGGGTTTTAAATACCCCTTTaactatttttcttttctaccaagtgaattttttttttttttttttttttttttttcgtttaccTCATCGATGGGGAAAGGATTTCCCCCTGCTTGTTAACATTGTGCAGATATGCGCATTTTCACATGTTCGTTCGATTCATAGcattaacatttttcttcttcccacttTCTTTGCGATTTTTTCAGTTTCCCcatttcctcccctttttttgtacaacTTCCCCCTACAAACCATGATAAATGACATTATTTTAATTGATAGGGAACATATAAAAACCCCAagcgaagagaaaaatgtctCCAAAGATGATGAAACGAAATTGAGAATATACGGCTGTCAGTTGATACAGGAGGCTGGTATCATTTTAAAGCGGAAAGCTGTGACATTGGCCACTGCCCAAGTTCTATTTCACCGCTTTTACTTTAAAAAGTCCTTAACCGATTTTGACGTGAAGGTTAAGTTTGTTCCCAACTGGGTTCCCACtaatatacatgtgcatataggAACAGGCAACACATTTGCTTCTATACACACATAGCAATTATGGGTTTTGCCCCCCCATTATTCCCCCCACCTGTCCATCCCAAcgaaccttccttcccatgCAGCTCATCGCACCCGCATCGCTCTACTTAGCTTGTAAACTCGAAGAAGACTTTTGCCGTGTGTACAAAATAATCAGCGCCTTTTATTTCCTGTACAAATATGAGGATTTAAAAAGCAAGCACTACTATTTCAACGTGAAAAACGTCAAGCTGCAACATTTCCGGATAGACGCAGAATCGATGGTAAGGCCATGCGATGGCAGGGCTAAATTGTGCGTTCCTCGCGGCGCGCATTGGATATTTGTATATGCAGAAGGAAAATGCTTAGCTGGGCAAAAACTTAGCTACTCAAATGCTTGCCCATGCGTTATCCCCATTTCTaggaatacaaaaatatgaaagtCGAAGTTTTCACGTACGAAGTTTTGATATTAAAAGAGATGGGATTTTTGGTTCATAAAATAAACCAGCACCCCCacttatttcttcttccctacgtacattccctttttaacaatttaaataaatttgaTGAGAACTTGACGAAAAAGCTGGCCCAATATTCATGGGGCTTCTTAAATGacaggttaaaaaaaaaaactcttttttttttttgccttcccttaagacagagtacaaacaaaaaacacTATATATATCCATCCGTTAttactcctttctttttatattgttACACTTGCCCTGTTCTATGCATAGCATCACCTTGCCAACACGTCGGCGTGTAACATCGTACAGTTTTGTGGCTTCCTGCATTACTACATTTCATATGAGCTCACTTTTACCGTACGAcaatattattataattattatcATCTCTTTTTCATCCCTGCAGCATGCGGACAACCCTGTGCTGCGAGTACCAACCACGTTGCATTGCAGTTGCGAGCATTTTCCTGGCCGCACACAAGTTGAACATTCCGCTAATTCGGGTACTCCTTGACGTTGCGCACACATGAGGGCGCGTTTATATGAAGGTGCTTGCACCTGCCCGCGTTTGCCTAACCCTACGAAGTTGGCAATCCAGTTATTATTCCCTCCATACATCTTTGTTCTCTTCAGAGCACCAACTGGTTCGCACTATTTGATGTTGCATATGAAgacataagaaaaatatgcattaaaattttgcagCTGTACAAAATAGGTACTCCCCCTCGCATGCACATGCGTTTATTGATTAACCGTTAAAGTAGGCACCCCTTGTCTAGCATGTGCCCTTTTTCATATATCCTCCACCCTTCCTTTGCACCTTTAACAGGGCGTTGCCATTATATAgacgttttgaaaaaagaaaaatagacaTATAAACCTTGGATGGACGTGGAAGAGCGCGAagtgtttttaaaattccaCGGGATAAAAATTAAccgtgtatatacatgcatacgtgCACGGTTatgttccacttttttttttttttttttttttctttttcgtgcCCCTTCAatctttgtttttgtttttttctcatttttgcattttacctttttcttttttcctttttccttttttgttttgccaACATGCGTTATTAATAATACCAGAAATGGGAATGCGCTTCCCCTTCAGTAAATTTGCGTCTTCTCCGACACGCCTAATCCTCATGAACATTTAAACATTACATGTTGTTAATTTGGTTTAAGAGCTGGCGCAGTTCCATAAATATGCAATTCAAATGGGTGTTGGGTGTGCATCgggggaggaggaactgCGCAGGAATACACACTCAAATATATTATTCAAGTATACATACATTGAACAAACTGTGGGTACCAAATTATCGcaacaaaaattaaacaaaagttCGAGCAGTGTGCGGAAAGAcataccccccccctctttttttaattcaattCAGAaaccattttttgaaaatttttttcgtcaGATTCCAAAGTTTACTTCATCTTAAACTCACGCTCAACTGAGCAATGTTTGAGTTCAATGTTTCTACTCAGGACTCGAGAGTACATcgtatttttacaattcatcattcgtaaaaaaattttctctcaGTGGTTTACTAAATTGATTTCGAAAAGGGGGTAGGCTCACGAAAGCAGTAGCAGAGCTCCGCATACGATATTGGCATAGTTGCCCAAGTTCCTTCCGCCAAAAAATGTACGTACAGATAATGTATACGCAAATTCGaacatatgaaaaaaaggaatgtacaATTGCTATGTTTCCCCTGGGGGGGATTACATTACAGTTACTATTATatcattttccccctccctgaAGAGGAACTTTTTCTTGTCACAATTTACGAACGAATAAAAATGTGGCCCTAATTCTTTTGGTCacacaaaatgaaagtaCAAATTAAAGCACGTAACGTTGAAAACACTTAAACTACTCTGCATATAAAAATggcataaaagaaaaaatatatgctatGATATAAATGTTTACAAATGTATGCGAAAAGTGCGCcataaggaagaaaagaagaagcagtaaaaattattcatatttctGTTGACCATCttcaaaattaataaaaatgtaaaattatatttttttaaatttgcttTAAAAGTGCGCGTATCGATTTTATGTTTTATTCAAAttctgaaatttttttttttttatatatatatctacataaagcatataattttttctttttatatccGCAtatagccattttttttttttaccatcctCTCCGCTTAAAATTtaggaggtaaaaaaaaaaaaaaaataccaccACATTTGGGACATTCTGCAGCTAGCCACATCCCATTTGGGTTAAATACCAATTGGCTAGTTTTACTCAAATgtgaaaagataaaaaggtCGGTGGGGGGGTTTTATTATTAATTTCAAAAAGTAACAAATGGTAACTAACAATTTTCTCAGAAGGAATACcttcatatgcatatatgagtttttttttttttttttggaaaaaatacgCATTTTTGCATAACCCCTTATCAATgtgaaagaataaaaaggtgTAGGGAAAATTCATATAATAAATTAGTGGCAATTTATATGGGTTAAAAAACTTCCCGCGTGTGATACTCGTGCAGTGGGGAAAATCCTTCCactttaatttaatttagGCCTATTGTATATAAGCTTGCTTCACATGTAGGAATTGTTTTACAGCTCAACCAATTTTGCTACACCACTAAATGGAAATACGATTAGCAAAATATTTATGCGTATGTAATTTATACGTCGCATGATGTACACGTCCTCATATTTCGTGGCTGACGTACCAAGATTGTGTACGTACGTtagagaaggaaatttttttgatAAATATGACGTACAGTTGTATGCCAAAACATATTTGCACAGGAATATGTACGTACAGATCATgcgggaaattaaaaatttataaacggaaataaaataaacacgTAAAAACGTCAAAAAGTTACAACATTTATCACCTTTGCGCATAAACGGCCTCGCAAatagcataaaaaaaagaaaataataaaacaacaaaaaaaggaaaaatcgcATATCTGATTGTCTCAAATGTGCAACTTGGGCGATACAAAAGGGTCATAATTTCACTGTAGgaatgttttaaaatttccttttcctctttttcttgttaTACTTTCTCAGTTCACGTATAACTGATTtctaaaaggggaaagttagaagaagagaaaaaaaaaatttaagtgaAAAGGTGAGGGAGCCCCccacgaaaaaaataatatttcgcATAATGTGTAAAATTGATGGATGAAGCGGTGACGCATAAGAGTATAATCTCCAAATGTACTCAACAACAGTGTAAACAAATTTGCATAAACACTTTTGTGCAAACTTATGTCGTGTACATATCTTCATGTACAACACACATTATGTAGCTAAACAGGCAAGTTccctttttatctttttttttttttttttttttttttttttttttaccttctttgacaatttttttaaaaaggggacTAATTTGTAAAGCTCTTTATCAGTTGGATCGTCAAAcctaaggggaaaagaaatcaCCACGGCCCGTTTtgcaaatatattaaaaatatgtacttAAAATGTAAATACGCAAAATGGACACACAAATAATTCATCGTACCAGCTTTTGATTAATATGCAATTGTCTTCGCAAAACTTATGGACGAAGGTGGAATTCTGAAAGGGGGAAGTGAAAGGACGAGGGGCTGCTAGTGAGGGATCTTATTTTATGTTTGCTATTCCAAAATGGATATTCACacacattccttcttctaaGGCATTTTTGGTCATACATCAATTATAACGACGTTGTTCAAGTCCCGTCCCAGTATTTTTAAATCCTTCACATAGTTATTATTCCTAAAAAGTGTttgcaaaggggaaataatttttattctctgCCAATTTACTCGTCGAGTTTACAACAAATTAAACGTTCCGTTATGAAATCAAATGTGCATACCAAAAGGTACAAGATTCCCTAAAGAGTCGGTAGGCGCAGATGTTGTCCTTATCCAACTTGTCAATAACGGCGTTTGCATActgagttggaaaaaaagggggaacaTAAATTTTTAAGGGCGAGAGAAAGTTGTCTAATTTTTAGGCATGCAGGATGAATAAGTCTGCTTCATGTACCCATTTgctatgcttttttttttctttctttctttacctTGGGTAAGCTAGCTGTGAAAATAACCACTTCGTAATGTTTCGAgatttccttaaaaaaatgctccacaccttttcacaaaaatggaaaaataaaaaggaaataagaaattattattatcttTCTTTACTGCGCGTCTTACATGAAGACTCGTTCTGAGGGTGCATTTCttaattatatttcttcttttcctttttttaatcctaCCTGGTCTCTTATTTACATAAATTACACAACGCCCGTCACCCAGCTCGATCTGAAAAAGGAGGTTCACGTAAAGAAATAATCAAGCGTGTAGGGGGGCAAAATGGAAcacatgtaaatatgtatacatatatacatgtatatgtttaGCCAAGCGCGAACGGAAAAATGGTCTCCCTCTCCCCCGTTTTATCACCCTTTAAGGCACTTACGTGAATCCTGAAAGAATTGTACTTCTCTCCGCGTAACGTGCTATGAACAAGGGTCTCGTCTAGATCGAGCACGATTGTCTTTCTCCCCttgatggaaataaaaaaaaaaaaaaatatatgatatAAGGTGATATGATATCACCTTATGTAGTGCTCGATTCGACTAACACACGGATGAATGAAACAAACGAGCAATTCAAAAAATGATGATACgcaaaattaatatatttttcttcactctgGAGCGATTTTATAAAAGAGCTTCGTTCATAACACAACGGAGGGGCGATGATGTAAAAAATAGACATTTTTCCCACACCTACACAACttactctttctttttccctctgtTCTCCCAACAAAAATCCC contains the following coding sequences:
- a CDS encoding cyclin 4, putative, with product MINDIILIDREHIKTPSEEKNVSKDDETKLRIYGCQLIQEAGIILKRKAVTLATAQVLFHRFYFKKSLTDFDVKLIAPASLYLACKLEEDFCRVYKIISAFYFLYKYEDLKSKHYYFNVKNVKLQHFRIDAESMEYKNMKVEVFTYEVLILKEMGFLVHKINQHPHLFLLPYVHSLFNNLNKFDENLTKKLAQYSWGFLNDSMRTTLCCEYQPRCIAVASIFLAAHKLNIPLIRSTNWFALFDVAYEDIRKICIKILQLYKIGRCHYIDVLKKEK